A genome region from Flammeovirga agarivorans includes the following:
- a CDS encoding Crp/Fnr family transcriptional regulator, with product MRNYLNATGLFNQQEIDEFLSIGKRVYLQKGEFYLSEGEIAKKFAFVVSGVLRSFYYSSKSEEITYCFCFNNELISGYSSMVTQLPTRENIQAIDDCELIEFSMEQVNQIIGNKSNWLQFSKEIAERNYIKLEQRIFILQKENAQMAYNDLLERHAEYLNKIPLGYLASYLGISQRHLSRIRKEATYI from the coding sequence ATGCGAAACTATCTAAATGCAACCGGCTTATTTAATCAACAAGAAATTGATGAGTTTCTCTCAATAGGTAAAAGAGTTTACCTGCAGAAAGGAGAGTTTTATCTTTCCGAGGGAGAAATCGCTAAGAAATTTGCCTTTGTCGTTTCAGGTGTGTTACGTTCATTTTATTATTCTAGTAAAAGTGAAGAAATCACCTATTGTTTTTGCTTTAATAATGAGCTTATTAGTGGTTATTCATCGATGGTCACTCAACTCCCTACAAGAGAGAACATCCAAGCAATAGATGACTGTGAATTGATCGAATTTTCTATGGAACAAGTCAATCAAATCATAGGAAATAAAAGTAATTGGTTACAATTTTCGAAAGAAATCGCTGAACGAAATTACATTAAATTAGAACAACGTATCTTTATTCTTCAGAAAGAAAACGCTCAGATGGCTTATAATGATCTTTTGGAACGACATGCAGAGTATCTCAATAAAATACCATTAGGATATTTAGCCTCTTACCTAGGAATTAGCCAAAGGCATTTAAGTCGTATTCGGAAAGAAGCAACATATATATAA